In Cicer arietinum cultivar CDC Frontier isolate Library 1 chromosome 7, Cicar.CDCFrontier_v2.0, whole genome shotgun sequence, a single window of DNA contains:
- the LOC140918749 gene encoding uncharacterized protein: MELLKDYDCTILNHPGKAIVVADALSRKSMGSLAHIAKVNRQIVKEFQEIIESEIQFELDHSRLFLAHVQIRPTIVDDIKEAQSQDSYLVNMVNNVQNGKISDFSVDFDCVLRLKSRLCVTNVGDLRRKILEEDHHSSYSIHSCSIKMY, from the coding sequence atggaactcttgaaagattatgattgcACAATCTTAAACCACCCAGGGAAGGCAATTGTTGTTGCAGATGCTTTGAGTAGGAAATCCATGGGTAGTCTCGCTCATATAGCAAAAGTAAATAGGCAAATAgttaaagaatttcaagaaattaTTGAAAGTGAAATTCAATTTGAACTTGATCATTCGAGGTTATTTTTAGCCCATGTACAAATTCGTCCAACCATAGTTGATGATATCAAGGAAGCTCAAAGTCAAGACTCATACTTGGTGAATATGGTAAATAATGTTCAGAATGGTAAAATTTCAGACTTTTCAGTTGATTTTGATTGTGTGTTGAGGTTGAAGTCTCGATTGTGTGTTACAAATGTTGGTGACTTAAGGAGGAAAATTTTAGAGGAGGatcatcattcttcttataGTATTCACTCATGTTCTATTAAGATGTATTAA